The genomic region CAGGGAGCAGGGAGTAGGGAGTAGGAAGTAGGGGAAAAGAGCTGAGGGAGCGATCGGGAGCTGAGGAGCATGGGGGAGAAAATACCAATTACCAATTATCAATTACCAACAATATCCTTAGATAGATAGATGTTGTAAAAGTCAAGTAAAAATAGTATAAGTTAATCTTTAGAACTAAAAATTCTAAGTATATAAACCTATAGAGGGTTGCATCTAGGCGAGTTTGTGCCTTTTATTAAAACTTATTAAGCGATGAGAGAAATCTTCTGTCGTTTGCGAGTTAGAAGGCTGCCAATTTGCTTCGGCAGCATTCTTCAGATCGATTCGTAGTTACTGCTAAATTGCAAGAAAAAATGAAAATCGCTCAGATTGCTCCTCTGTGGGAACGAGTCCCTCCCTTTCGCTACGGTGGTATTGAATTAATCGTTAGTTTACTGACTGACGAATTAGTTCGGCGCGGTCATGAAGTCACGCTGTTTGCTTCTGGTGACTCGATTACTACAGCTCAGCTCAAGTCAGTCCACAATAAAGCATTACGTCTCGATCCCAGTGTCAAGGAACCAGGACTTTACGAGCAAATGATGCTGTTCGAGGTTTTTAGCAACGCCGATCGTTTTGATATTATTCATTCCCATGTTGGCTGCGCTGCCTTGCCTTACACTGGTTTTGCGAAAACGCCTACAGTACATACAACTCACGGGATTTTTACTCCTGATAATGAAAAGATGTTTCGGCGTTTTGCTTGGCAACCATACATCAGTATTAGCGAAGCGCAACGAGAACCTCGTCTGGGGTTAAATTACATTCAGACTATCTATAACGGTATTGATACCTCTATCTATCCGTTTCAGGCTCAACCTAGTCAACCAGCTTATCTGG from Chroococcidiopsis sp. SAG 2025 harbors:
- a CDS encoding glycosyltransferase family 4 protein, giving the protein MKIAQIAPLWERVPPFRYGGIELIVSLLTDELVRRGHEVTLFASGDSITTAQLKSVHNKALRLDPSVKEPGLYEQMMLFEVFSNADRFDIIHSHVGCAALPYTGFAKTPTVHTTHGIFTPDNEKMFRRFAWQPYISISEAQREPRLGLNYIQTIYNGIDTSIYPFQAQPSQPAYLAFVGRISPEKGPIEAMKIARAAGLPLKMAGKVDPVDREYFRDRVEPLIDGEQIQYLGEVSHEEKAQLLGGATVTLFPITWREPFGLVMIESMATGTPIVGMGLGSVPEVIAHGKTGFVCHSLEQMVDVIPDAMKIDRQTCRDYAIDRFSVQAMTSAYEKAYQTWKG